In Pseudoduganella albidiflava, a single window of DNA contains:
- a CDS encoding META domain-containing protein, which translates to MKTVQRRHMQYVAGTAAAVLLATGCAGVAGTGGQAQLAGSAWQLVGYQAAGTGTAEVRPARPDQYQLRFGADGRLSARVDCNQGSGTWSATPGAAGGASGSLMLGPLATTRMMCPPSPLGGRLPGDIEAMRSYRIDGGRLHLELAGGGGIYTWERVSP; encoded by the coding sequence ATGAAAACAGTCCAACGACGTCACATGCAATACGTGGCCGGCACCGCCGCCGCCGTGCTGCTGGCAACGGGATGCGCCGGGGTTGCGGGCACCGGAGGCCAGGCGCAACTGGCCGGCAGCGCCTGGCAGCTCGTCGGCTACCAGGCTGCAGGCACCGGCACGGCCGAAGTCCGGCCGGCCCGGCCCGATCAGTACCAGTTGCGCTTCGGCGCGGATGGCCGGCTGTCAGCGCGGGTCGACTGCAACCAGGGTTCCGGTACGTGGAGCGCCACGCCCGGCGCGGCGGGTGGCGCGTCGGGCAGCCTGATGCTCGGCCCGCTCGCCACGACGCGGATGATGTGTCCCCCGTCGCCGCTTGGCGGGCGCCTGCCCGGCGATATCGAAGCGATGCGCAGCTACCGGATCGACGGCGGGCGGCTGCACCTGGAGCTGGCCGGTGGCGGCGGCATCTATACGTGGGAACGCGTGTCGCCGTAA
- a CDS encoding phosphate acetyltransferase, producing MSALGTGHAYFDKLIDAAREGAPVTVALAHPCDAHALESALDASRLGLIQPILVGPRARIEQAAAEAGLDISALPLVDTPHSHASAARAVEIVREGGAQALMKGSLHTDELMGAVVSATTGLRTARRLSHCFVMDIPGHGEPLIITDAAVNIVPALADKVDIVQNAIDLAHILGFGEARVAILAAVETVNPKMPATLDAAALCKMADRGQITGGILDGPLAMDNAIDPAAAAIKHLVSPVAGRANVLVAPDLEAGNMLAKSLTFMAGAGAAGIVLGARVPLILTSRADSVAARLASCAVAVLVARRKMAEPKILGG from the coding sequence ATGAGCGCCCTCGGCACTGGTCATGCGTACTTCGACAAGCTGATCGACGCGGCCCGCGAAGGCGCGCCTGTCACCGTGGCGCTGGCCCACCCCTGCGATGCCCACGCGCTGGAATCGGCGCTCGATGCCAGCCGGCTGGGTTTGATCCAGCCGATCCTCGTGGGCCCGCGTGCCCGGATCGAACAGGCGGCCGCGGAGGCGGGGCTGGACATTTCCGCCCTGCCCCTCGTCGATACACCGCACAGCCATGCCTCCGCGGCGCGCGCCGTGGAGATCGTGCGCGAAGGCGGCGCGCAGGCCCTGATGAAGGGCAGCCTGCACACCGATGAACTGATGGGCGCCGTCGTCTCGGCCACCACCGGGCTGCGCACCGCGCGGCGGCTCAGCCACTGCTTCGTGATGGATATCCCAGGCCACGGCGAACCGCTGATCATCACCGATGCCGCCGTCAACATCGTGCCCGCGCTGGCCGACAAGGTCGATATCGTGCAGAACGCGATCGACCTCGCGCACATTCTCGGTTTCGGCGAAGCGCGGGTCGCCATCCTGGCGGCGGTGGAGACGGTCAATCCGAAGATGCCCGCGACGCTCGATGCGGCGGCCCTGTGCAAGATGGCCGACCGCGGCCAGATCACCGGCGGCATCCTCGACGGGCCGCTGGCGATGGACAACGCCATCGACCCGGCGGCGGCCGCGATCAAGCACCTGGTATCGCCCGTGGCCGGGCGCGCGAACGTGCTGGTCGCGCCGGACCTGGAAGCGGGCAACATGCTGGCCAAGAGCCTTACCTTCATGGCCGGCGCCGGGGCGGCCGGCATCGTGCTCGGCGCCCGCGTGCCGCTGATCCTCACCAGCCGTGCCGACTCGGTGGCCGCGCGGCTGGCCTCGTGCGCTGTCGCCGTGCTGGTTGCCCGCCGCAAGATGGCGGAACCGAAGATCCTGGGCGGCTGA
- a CDS encoding acetate/propionate family kinase has product MPGPNDAVVVINAGSSSIKFSLFRGAALAPALKGKVENLYAGKTRFVAFDASGMPVGEHTWNDAPLDHEQAMRFLIDHAAEHLQGMQVRAVGHRIVHGGARYSGPQRLDDAVLDELEQLIPLAPLHLPHNLAPVRAVMALAPQVPQVGCFDTAFHTAQPALAQAFALPPSITERGIRRYGFHGLSYEYIASRVPDFAPGLAGGRVVAAHLGNGASMCAMHAGRSVASTMGFTAVDGLPMGTRCGALDPGVVLYLIDELGMDVPAVQRLLYQESGLLGVSGVSADMRTLEASDDPRARLAIDLLVYRIGRELGSLAAALGGLDALVFSGGIGENSVAIRAAVCRDAAWLGVTLDEAANAAASSNQISRISSAASKVEAWVVPANEELMIARHTVTLVEEA; this is encoded by the coding sequence ATGCCAGGCCCGAACGATGCCGTGGTGGTCATCAACGCCGGATCGTCGAGCATCAAGTTTTCCCTGTTCCGCGGCGCGGCGCTGGCGCCGGCCCTGAAGGGCAAGGTGGAGAACCTGTACGCCGGCAAAACTCGCTTCGTGGCGTTCGATGCCTCCGGCATGCCGGTCGGCGAACACACCTGGAACGATGCTCCGCTCGATCACGAACAGGCGATGCGGTTCCTGATCGATCACGCGGCGGAACACCTGCAGGGCATGCAGGTGCGCGCGGTGGGCCACCGCATCGTGCATGGCGGCGCGCGCTACAGTGGCCCGCAGCGGCTGGATGACGCCGTGCTCGACGAGCTGGAACAGCTGATCCCCCTCGCGCCGCTGCACCTGCCGCATAACCTGGCGCCGGTGCGCGCCGTGATGGCACTGGCCCCGCAGGTACCGCAGGTGGGCTGCTTCGACACCGCATTCCACACGGCGCAGCCGGCCCTGGCGCAGGCCTTCGCGCTGCCGCCGTCGATCACGGAGCGCGGTATAAGGCGCTACGGCTTCCACGGACTGTCGTACGAATACATTGCCAGCCGCGTGCCGGACTTCGCACCCGGCCTGGCCGGCGGGCGCGTCGTGGCCGCCCACCTGGGCAACGGCGCCAGCATGTGCGCGATGCATGCCGGCCGCAGCGTCGCCAGCACGATGGGCTTCACCGCCGTGGACGGCCTGCCGATGGGCACCCGCTGCGGCGCGCTCGATCCCGGCGTGGTGCTGTACCTTATCGATGAACTGGGCATGGACGTGCCGGCAGTACAGCGGCTGCTGTACCAGGAATCCGGGCTGCTGGGCGTTTCCGGCGTGTCGGCGGACATGCGCACGCTCGAGGCCAGCGACGACCCGCGCGCCAGGCTGGCGATCGACCTGCTGGTCTACCGCATCGGCCGCGAACTCGGCTCGCTGGCCGCCGCGCTGGGCGGTCTCGATGCGCTGGTCTTCTCCGGCGGCATCGGCGAAAACAGCGTGGCGATCCGCGCCGCCGTCTGCCGCGATGCGGCGTGGCTGGGCGTCACGCTGGACGAGGCTGCCAATGCCGCCGCCAGTTCCAACCAGATCTCCCGCATCAGCTCCGCTGCCAGCAAGGTCGAGGCATGGGTGGTGCCGGCCAACGAAGAACTGATGATCGCGCGGCATACGGTTACGCTGGTGGAGGAAGCATGA
- a CDS encoding L,D-transpeptidase, whose translation MKLTIPASATCLAMAALLFTGAVSAQGRTVSSAVELARQSATLKPGEWVWAPRIAPNGPVLVYVDLSRQLASVYRNGVRIGVTTISSGKPGYRTPTGVFTILQKDARHRSSTYHNAPMPYQQRLTWDGVALHAGGLPGYPESHGCVHLPLAFARQLFTATRLGTTVVVAGDSAHPVATGGGEVLAPSTLDMSGAGDFWTPEKSPAGPVTVVLSRADQAAIVLRNGVPIGRSAVTLPRDDDATHVLTLAGGSGDGQQWIYAGVAGHEGEDGLPVDEVARNRVRIPPDFYRRVTALLAPGATLLVTSAPLAEAGTGTQLAVVSGQ comes from the coding sequence ATGAAGCTCACGATACCAGCCAGCGCGACTTGCCTGGCCATGGCGGCGCTGCTGTTCACCGGAGCGGTCTCGGCACAAGGGCGCACTGTATCGTCCGCGGTGGAACTCGCGCGGCAGTCGGCCACCCTGAAGCCCGGCGAGTGGGTATGGGCGCCGCGCATCGCTCCGAATGGCCCGGTGCTGGTGTACGTGGACCTGTCGAGGCAACTGGCCAGCGTGTACCGTAACGGCGTACGCATCGGCGTGACGACGATCTCGAGTGGCAAGCCGGGATACCGGACGCCGACCGGCGTGTTCACGATCCTGCAGAAGGATGCCAGGCACCGCTCCAGCACCTACCACAATGCACCGATGCCTTACCAGCAGCGCCTGACCTGGGATGGCGTGGCGCTGCATGCCGGCGGGCTGCCGGGCTATCCGGAAAGCCACGGTTGCGTGCACCTGCCGCTGGCGTTTGCAAGGCAGCTGTTCACGGCTACCCGGCTCGGCACGACGGTCGTCGTCGCGGGCGATTCGGCGCACCCGGTGGCGACGGGCGGTGGCGAAGTCCTGGCCCCCTCCACGCTCGACATGAGCGGCGCCGGCGATTTCTGGACGCCGGAGAAATCGCCCGCTGGCCCCGTGACTGTCGTCTTGTCACGCGCCGACCAGGCTGCAATCGTGCTGCGCAACGGCGTGCCGATCGGCCGCTCCGCCGTGACGCTGCCGCGCGACGATGACGCCACGCACGTCCTGACGCTTGCCGGCGGCAGCGGGGATGGACAGCAATGGATCTACGCGGGCGTGGCAGGCCACGAAGGCGAGGACGGCCTGCCGGTGGACGAAGTGGCCCGCAACCGGGTGCGGATCCCGCCGGATTTCTACCGCCGCGTGACCGCACTGCTGGCGCCTGGTGCGACCTTGCTGGTCACCAGCGCCCCGCTGGCTGAAGCCGGTACGGGCACGCAACTCGCGGTGGTGAGCGGGCAGTAG
- a CDS encoding sulfite exporter TauE/SafE family protein has product MENHLLYICMVFVLAGMVKGVTGIGLPTVAMALLGLVMPPLQAAAILVVPSLLTNVWQMLERRGLYALWLRLRLMLVGVCAGTLVGGAFLAKGDGRAVLGAALLLYALLGLSSWRWQVRAGQEPWLGPLVGAATGVLTAVTGVFVLPAVPYLQALGLEKEELVQAMGLSFTVSTLALAVMLAGHGAWQPAEAGISFLAQLPALVGLALGTRLRARLEPQLFRRCFFITLLLLGGHLSLASG; this is encoded by the coding sequence ATGGAAAATCATCTTTTGTACATCTGCATGGTGTTCGTGCTGGCCGGCATGGTGAAAGGCGTCACCGGCATCGGCTTGCCGACCGTGGCGATGGCCCTGCTGGGCCTCGTGATGCCACCCCTGCAGGCGGCGGCAATCCTGGTCGTGCCTTCGCTTTTGACGAACGTATGGCAGATGCTGGAACGGCGGGGCCTTTACGCGCTATGGCTCCGCCTTCGGCTGATGCTGGTGGGCGTTTGCGCCGGCACGCTGGTCGGCGGCGCGTTCCTGGCAAAGGGCGATGGCCGGGCGGTCCTCGGCGCCGCGCTGCTGCTGTACGCGCTGCTCGGATTGTCGTCGTGGCGCTGGCAGGTGCGTGCCGGGCAGGAGCCGTGGCTGGGACCACTGGTGGGCGCGGCCACTGGCGTGCTGACGGCGGTCACCGGCGTGTTCGTGCTGCCTGCGGTGCCTTACCTGCAGGCGCTCGGGCTGGAGAAGGAAGAACTGGTGCAGGCGATGGGCCTGTCGTTCACGGTGTCGACGCTGGCGCTGGCCGTGATGCTGGCCGGGCACGGCGCCTGGCAACCCGCCGAAGCCGGCATCTCGTTCCTGGCCCAGCTGCCCGCACTCGTCGGCCTTGCGCTGGGCACCCGGCTGCGCGCACGGCTCGAGCCGCAGCTGTTCCGGCGCTGCTTCTTCATCACGCTGCTGCTGCTCGGGGGGCATCTGTCCCTGGCCAGCGGGTGA
- a CDS encoding LysR substrate-binding domain-containing protein — MRFDLTDLKLFLRVVESGSITAGAAQAHLALASASARVRGMEDALGVPLLQRSRRGVEPTDAGRTLLHHARLITQQMEKMRADLGEYATGLKGHVRLLCNTSALTEFLPDALAAFMAAHPHVNVDLEERLSSDIVQAMRDGLADIGIVTDSVDSSGLETRLFCEDRLVLALHPAHPLGKGLRRNAALPFAATVEHDFIGLAGDSALQMYLGEQATRLGKRLRYRVRVRSFDAICRMVASGAGLAVLPESAVVRSRDAANLKVVRLADAWTRRRLLLCTRSYTDLPGYAQELADALADAPAAHATIPAPG; from the coding sequence ATGCGATTCGACCTGACCGACCTGAAACTGTTCCTGCGCGTCGTGGAAAGCGGCAGCATCACAGCCGGCGCCGCGCAGGCCCACCTTGCCCTCGCCTCCGCCAGCGCCCGCGTGCGCGGCATGGAGGATGCGCTTGGCGTACCGCTGCTGCAGCGCAGCCGCCGTGGCGTGGAGCCCACCGACGCCGGCCGCACGCTGCTGCACCATGCGCGGCTGATCACGCAGCAGATGGAAAAGATGCGCGCCGACCTGGGCGAATACGCCACCGGCCTGAAAGGCCACGTGCGCCTGCTGTGCAATACGTCGGCGCTGACGGAATTCCTGCCCGATGCGCTGGCCGCCTTCATGGCGGCGCATCCACACGTCAATGTCGATCTCGAGGAACGCCTGTCCAGCGATATCGTGCAGGCGATGCGCGACGGCCTGGCCGATATCGGCATCGTCACCGATTCGGTCGACAGCAGCGGGCTGGAGACCCGGCTGTTCTGCGAAGACCGGCTGGTGCTGGCGCTGCATCCGGCCCACCCGCTCGGCAAGGGCCTGCGTCGCAATGCCGCGCTGCCGTTCGCGGCCACGGTAGAACACGACTTCATCGGCCTGGCGGGCGACAGCGCGCTGCAGATGTACCTCGGCGAACAGGCGACCAGGCTGGGCAAGCGGCTGCGCTACCGCGTGCGGGTGCGCAGCTTCGATGCGATCTGCCGCATGGTGGCCAGCGGCGCCGGTCTCGCCGTACTGCCCGAATCGGCCGTGGTGCGCTCGCGTGACGCGGCCAACCTCAAGGTGGTGCGGCTGGCCGATGCATGGACACGGCGGCGCCTGCTGCTGTGCACGCGCAGCTACACCGACCTGCCGGGCTATGCGCAGGAATTGGCCGATGCGCTGGCCGATGCGCCGGCGGCCCATGCGACAATACCGGCTCCCGGTTAA
- a CDS encoding CatA-like O-acetyltransferase, which produces MENFARRRDRFEMFDSMDSPALNLSFPLELPDFRPWCKANGLPPFHVLLCAVLRAAMKIENFRWRIHDGEVFEIDRLIPSFTVINQHNDLNFAMFEWSDDLREFAARGSAAREAASNMVQFNEPYRALAPREAKHQMFVTCIPWLAFTSIQHPTAALACPDIPSLAWGKFRDGAPGQLVLPFSVQAHHGFVDGFHVHQLGEQIAAELAAIIEPT; this is translated from the coding sequence ATGGAAAATTTTGCACGGCGGCGCGACCGCTTCGAGATGTTCGACAGCATGGACAGCCCGGCCCTGAACCTGTCGTTCCCGCTGGAGCTGCCCGACTTCCGTCCTTGGTGCAAGGCCAACGGCCTGCCCCCCTTCCACGTGCTGCTATGCGCCGTGCTGCGTGCGGCGATGAAGATCGAGAACTTCCGCTGGCGCATCCATGACGGCGAGGTCTTCGAGATCGACCGCCTGATCCCTTCCTTCACCGTGATCAACCAGCACAACGACCTGAATTTCGCGATGTTCGAGTGGTCGGACGATCTGCGGGAATTCGCCGCCCGTGGCAGCGCCGCGCGCGAGGCGGCGTCGAACATGGTGCAGTTCAACGAACCCTACCGGGCACTCGCACCGCGCGAGGCGAAACACCAGATGTTCGTGACCTGCATCCCTTGGCTCGCTTTCACGTCGATCCAGCATCCGACGGCGGCGCTTGCCTGCCCGGACATTCCGTCGCTCGCCTGGGGCAAGTTCCGCGACGGCGCACCGGGCCAGCTGGTGCTGCCGTTCTCGGTGCAGGCGCACCACGGCTTCGTGGATGGCTTCCACGTGCACCAGCTGGGAGAACAGATCGCCGCCGAGCTGGCGGCGATCATCGAGCCTACTTAA
- a CDS encoding Zn-dependent hydrolase: protein MTEAVTPGVSVEALRIDGQRLWDALMELAQIGATEKGGVKRLALTDLDRQGRDLVVGWAKAAGMTVTVDQIGNVFMRRAGTNDSLPPVMTGSHIDTQPTGGKFDGNYGVLAGLEVVRTLNDHGIRTEAPIEVAFWTNEEGSRFVPVMMGSGVFCGAFTLEHAYAAKDVDGKTVGEELERIGYKGTQVPGDHPIGAYFETHIEQGPVLEDADKEIGVVPAVMGLSWYDCTVSGMEAHAGPTPMHLRRDAMQVAARIIPEVVAIANRYPPYGRGTVGMMQVFPNSRNVIPGQVKFSIDLRNVNDELLNTMHEEITAFVAKVAADSGLDVKLERVSYYPPCPFHPDVVGAVRSATAKLGYPTMDVVSGAGHDAIYAARLAPSGMIFVPCKDGISHNEIEDAQPAHLEAGCNVLLHAMLERAKVV from the coding sequence ATGACTGAAGCGGTGACGCCTGGAGTATCCGTGGAGGCGCTGCGGATCGATGGCCAGCGCCTGTGGGATGCGCTGATGGAACTGGCGCAGATCGGCGCCACCGAAAAGGGTGGCGTGAAGCGCCTGGCGCTCACGGACCTGGACCGCCAGGGCCGCGACCTTGTCGTCGGCTGGGCGAAGGCCGCGGGCATGACGGTGACCGTCGACCAGATCGGCAACGTGTTCATGCGCCGCGCCGGTACCAACGATTCCTTGCCGCCGGTGATGACCGGCAGCCATATCGACACGCAGCCCACCGGCGGCAAGTTCGACGGCAACTATGGCGTGCTGGCCGGCCTGGAAGTGGTGCGCACGCTGAACGACCACGGTATCCGCACCGAAGCGCCGATCGAGGTGGCCTTCTGGACCAACGAGGAAGGCTCGCGCTTCGTACCCGTGATGATGGGTTCCGGCGTGTTCTGCGGCGCGTTCACGCTGGAACACGCATACGCGGCGAAGGATGTCGACGGCAAGACCGTCGGCGAGGAACTGGAGCGCATCGGCTACAAAGGCACCCAGGTGCCGGGCGACCATCCGATCGGCGCCTACTTCGAGACGCACATCGAGCAGGGCCCGGTGCTGGAAGATGCGGACAAGGAGATCGGCGTGGTACCGGCCGTGATGGGCCTGTCATGGTATGACTGCACCGTGTCCGGCATGGAAGCGCATGCCGGCCCGACGCCGATGCATTTGCGGCGCGACGCGATGCAGGTGGCCGCGCGCATCATTCCCGAGGTGGTGGCGATCGCCAACCGCTATCCACCCTATGGCCGCGGCACGGTCGGCATGATGCAGGTGTTCCCCAACAGCCGCAACGTGATCCCCGGCCAGGTGAAATTCTCGATCGACCTGCGCAACGTGAACGACGAACTGCTGAACACGATGCACGAGGAGATCACCGCCTTCGTCGCGAAGGTGGCCGCGGATTCCGGGCTCGACGTGAAGCTGGAACGGGTGTCGTATTACCCGCCATGCCCGTTCCACCCGGACGTGGTCGGCGCCGTGCGCAGCGCCACCGCGAAGCTGGGCTACCCGACCATGGACGTGGTCTCCGGCGCCGGGCACGACGCGATCTACGCGGCGCGCCTCGCGCCGTCCGGCATGATCTTCGTGCCGTGCAAGGACGGCATCAGCCATAACGAGATCGAGGATGCCCAGCCGGCGCACCTGGAGGCCGGCTGCAACGTGCTGCTGCACGCCATGCTGGAGCGGGCGAAGGTGGTTTAA
- the hydA gene encoding dihydropyrimidinase, whose translation MSLIIRGGTVVNADRAFRADVLCDGDRIVAVGDSLEAPAGAQVIDASGQYVMPGGIDPHTHMNLPFMGTVTADDFFTGTAAGLAGGTTTIIDFVIPNPQQPLLEAYHQWRGWAAKAAGDYTFHVAITWWSDRVHEEMGVLVRDHGVNSFKHFMAYKNAIMADDETLVKSFRRSLELGAIPTVHAENGELVYQLQRDLLARGITGPSAHPLSRPPAVEAEAANRAIAIAGVLETPLYIVHVSCKESLDAITRARAAGQRVYGEALAGHLIIDDSVYQNPDFDFAAGHVMSPPFRSKEHQRALWQGLRGGNLHTTATDHCTFCAEQKAAGRDDFTKIPNGCGGVEDRMAVIWDEGVNSGLLTPSEFVKVTSANAAQIFNIYPRKGVVQAGADADVVVWDPAGTRTISAKTQFAKGGFNVFEGRTVKGIPSTTVAAGKVVFHRGELMAVEGAGRHVDRPAFKPVSAS comes from the coding sequence ATGAGCCTGATCATCCGAGGCGGTACCGTCGTCAATGCGGACCGCGCCTTCCGTGCCGATGTGCTGTGCGACGGCGACCGGATCGTCGCCGTCGGCGACAGCCTGGAAGCGCCGGCGGGCGCGCAGGTCATCGACGCATCCGGCCAGTACGTGATGCCGGGCGGGATCGATCCGCACACGCACATGAACCTGCCCTTCATGGGTACCGTGACGGCCGACGATTTCTTTACGGGCACGGCGGCCGGCCTGGCCGGCGGCACCACGACCATCATCGATTTCGTCATCCCGAATCCGCAGCAGCCGCTGCTGGAGGCTTACCACCAGTGGCGCGGCTGGGCCGCGAAGGCGGCCGGCGACTACACCTTCCACGTGGCGATCACCTGGTGGTCCGACCGCGTGCACGAGGAAATGGGCGTGCTGGTGCGCGACCATGGCGTCAACAGCTTCAAGCACTTCATGGCCTACAAGAACGCCATCATGGCGGACGACGAGACCCTGGTGAAAAGCTTCCGCCGCTCCCTGGAGCTGGGCGCGATCCCCACCGTGCACGCGGAGAACGGCGAGCTGGTGTACCAGTTGCAGCGCGACCTGCTGGCCCGCGGCATCACCGGGCCGTCGGCACATCCGCTGTCGCGGCCACCGGCCGTGGAAGCCGAAGCGGCCAACCGCGCGATCGCGATCGCCGGCGTGCTGGAAACGCCGCTGTACATCGTGCACGTATCGTGCAAGGAATCGCTCGATGCGATCACCCGTGCCCGCGCGGCCGGCCAGCGGGTGTATGGCGAAGCGCTGGCGGGGCACCTGATCATCGACGACAGCGTCTACCAGAACCCGGACTTCGACTTCGCCGCCGGGCATGTGATGAGCCCCCCGTTCCGAAGCAAGGAGCACCAGCGCGCGCTGTGGCAGGGCCTGCGCGGCGGTAACCTGCACACCACCGCCACCGACCACTGCACGTTCTGCGCCGAGCAGAAGGCCGCCGGCCGCGACGATTTCACGAAGATCCCGAACGGCTGCGGCGGCGTCGAGGACCGCATGGCGGTGATCTGGGATGAGGGGGTAAACAGTGGCCTGCTGACGCCATCCGAATTCGTCAAGGTCACGTCCGCCAACGCGGCGCAGATCTTCAACATCTATCCACGCAAGGGTGTCGTGCAGGCCGGTGCCGACGCTGACGTCGTCGTCTGGGATCCGGCCGGCACGCGCACGATCTCGGCGAAGACGCAGTTTGCCAAGGGCGGCTTCAACGTGTTCGAGGGCCGCACCGTGAAGGGAATTCCGAGCACCACGGTCGCAGCCGGCAAGGTGGTGTTCCACCGCGGCGAGCTGATGGCCGTGGAAGGCGCAGGCCGGCACGTCGACCGCCCCGCATTCAAACCTGTTTCCGCAAGCTGA
- a CDS encoding NCS1 family nucleobase:cation symporter-1: MNHDIKANPHLWNEDLAPTTAAQRTWLWYHFAALWVGMVMCIPAYTLSASLVEGGMSAWQAVLTVFLANAIVLVPMLAIGHAGTKYGIPYAVLARASFGTDGAKLPALLRAIVACGWYGIQTWFGGSMIYTLLGVLMGAPIGGEKIGWLGINGAQLLCFLAFWAIQMYYIVHGMDAIRKLETYTAPLKILICFVLLWWVYDKAGGFGPMLDKPSQFAPGQPKEGQFWTAFWPSLTAMVGFWATLALNIPDFTRFAKSQKDQIVGQSIGLPVPMGLLAALAVIVTSATVVLYGKALWDPVDLAARMTGVAVLVALIVLLVDTVSVNLAANLVGPAYDFSALAPKRISYRTGGYITAGIALAMMPWKLLETTQGYIFTWLIGYSALLGPIAGVLIVDYYLVRKTELDVAELYREHGIYSYGSGWNMAAVIAFVLGVLPNIPGFLNAAFPSAFPDVGDTFKTIYTYAWFVGIAIAAVAYAAMMQLAAFRPATPALNGDTK, encoded by the coding sequence GTGAACCACGACATCAAAGCCAACCCCCACCTGTGGAACGAAGACCTCGCGCCCACCACCGCCGCCCAGCGAACGTGGCTGTGGTACCACTTCGCGGCGCTCTGGGTCGGCATGGTGATGTGCATTCCCGCCTACACCCTGTCGGCCAGCCTCGTCGAAGGCGGCATGTCGGCGTGGCAGGCGGTGCTCACCGTGTTCCTCGCCAACGCCATCGTGCTGGTGCCGATGCTGGCGATCGGCCATGCCGGCACCAAGTACGGGATTCCCTACGCGGTGCTGGCGCGCGCGTCGTTCGGCACGGATGGCGCCAAGCTGCCGGCGCTGTTGCGCGCCATCGTCGCCTGCGGCTGGTACGGTATCCAGACCTGGTTCGGCGGCAGCATGATCTATACGCTGCTGGGCGTGCTCATGGGAGCGCCGATCGGCGGCGAGAAGATCGGCTGGCTGGGCATTAACGGCGCGCAGCTGCTGTGCTTTCTGGCGTTCTGGGCGATCCAGATGTACTACATCGTCCACGGCATGGATGCGATCCGCAAGCTCGAGACCTACACCGCGCCGCTGAAGATCCTGATCTGCTTCGTGCTGCTGTGGTGGGTGTACGACAAGGCGGGCGGCTTCGGCCCGATGCTGGACAAGCCGTCGCAGTTCGCACCCGGCCAGCCGAAGGAAGGCCAGTTCTGGACCGCCTTCTGGCCATCGCTGACGGCGATGGTGGGCTTCTGGGCCACGCTGGCGCTGAACATTCCCGACTTCACCCGGTTCGCCAAGTCGCAGAAGGACCAGATCGTGGGCCAGTCCATCGGCCTGCCGGTACCGATGGGGCTCCTGGCGGCGCTGGCGGTGATCGTCACGTCGGCCACCGTCGTCCTGTACGGCAAGGCGCTGTGGGACCCGGTCGACCTGGCCGCGCGGATGACCGGCGTGGCCGTGCTGGTCGCGCTGATCGTGCTGCTGGTCGATACCGTCAGCGTGAACCTGGCCGCCAACCTGGTCGGCCCGGCATATGACTTTTCCGCACTCGCGCCGAAGCGTATTTCCTACCGCACCGGTGGCTACATCACGGCCGGCATCGCGCTGGCGATGATGCCGTGGAAGCTGCTGGAAACCACCCAGGGCTACATCTTCACGTGGCTGATCGGCTATTCGGCGCTGCTGGGCCCCATCGCCGGGGTGCTGATCGTCGACTACTACCTGGTGCGCAAGACCGAGCTGGATGTGGCGGAACTGTACCGGGAGCACGGCATCTATTCGTACGGCTCCGGCTGGAACATGGCGGCCGTCATCGCCTTCGTCCTCGGCGTGCTGCCGAACATCCCCGGCTTCCTGAACGCGGCGTTCCCCAGCGCGTTCCCGGATGTCGGCGACACCTTCAAGACCATCTATACCTATGCCTGGTTCGTGGGCATCGCGATCGCGGCTGTCGCCTATGCGGCAATGATGCAGCTGGCCGCGTTCCGTCCCGCCACCCCGGCCCTGAACGGAGACACCAAATGA